Proteins co-encoded in one Pseudophryne corroboree isolate aPseCor3 chromosome 1, aPseCor3.hap2, whole genome shotgun sequence genomic window:
- the CISD2 gene encoding CDGSH iron-sulfur domain-containing protein 2 isoform X2 — MVLEIIARVIKVQLPAYLKRLPVPDSIAGFIRLTVSEWLQILPFLGVLALLGYLAIRPFLMKKKQQKDSLINLKIQKENPKVVNEINIEDLHITKAAYCRCWRSKTFPVCDGSHNKHNELTGDNIGPLILKKKEV; from the exons ATGGTGCTGGAGATCATCGCTCGGGTGATCAAGGTGCAGCTTCCCGCCTACCTGAAGAGGCTGCCTGTTCCTGATAGTATCGCCGGCTTCATCAGGCTGACAG TTTCAGAATGGCTGCAGATATTGCCCTTCCTTGGTGTCCTCGCACTGCTGGGCTACCTTGCTATTCGACCATTCCTGATGAAGAAGAAGCAACAGAAGGACAGTTTGATTAATCTTAAAATCCAAAAGGAGAACCCTAAAGTAGTGAATGAAATAAATATAGAGGACCTGCATATTACCAAAGCTGCATACTGCCGATGTTGGCGCTCTAAAACG TTTCCAGTCTGCGATGGCTCACATAACAAGCACAATGAGTTAACTGGAGACAACATAGGCCCACTCATCCTCAAAAAGAAAGAAGTATAA
- the CISD2 gene encoding CDGSH iron-sulfur domain-containing protein 2 isoform X1, whose protein sequence is MHFTLEKKASVCGTEVKLSLPCCVGDRSETKAVFSIVHAALNISEWLQILPFLGVLALLGYLAIRPFLMKKKQQKDSLINLKIQKENPKVVNEINIEDLHITKAAYCRCWRSKTFPVCDGSHNKHNELTGDNIGPLILKKKEV, encoded by the exons ATGCACTTTACACTTGAAAAGAAAGCCTCAGTGTGCGGGACAGAAGTGAAACTGAGTCTTCCTTGCTGCGTAGGAGACAGAAGTGAAACTAAGGCTGTTTTCTCCATAGTGCATGCTGCTCTGAATA TTTCAGAATGGCTGCAGATATTGCCCTTCCTTGGTGTCCTCGCACTGCTGGGCTACCTTGCTATTCGACCATTCCTGATGAAGAAGAAGCAACAGAAGGACAGTTTGATTAATCTTAAAATCCAAAAGGAGAACCCTAAAGTAGTGAATGAAATAAATATAGAGGACCTGCATATTACCAAAGCTGCATACTGCCGATGTTGGCGCTCTAAAACG TTTCCAGTCTGCGATGGCTCACATAACAAGCACAATGAGTTAACTGGAGACAACATAGGCCCACTCATCCTCAAAAAGAAAGAAGTATAA